In one Candidatus Methylomirabilota bacterium genomic region, the following are encoded:
- a CDS encoding VTT domain-containing protein gives MELLVDLASGRYALDDLVRWGGYVVLVTIVFTETGLLVGFFLPGDSLLITAGLVAASGGLDIWWLNVLLVAAAILGDSTGYAIGARLGPRLFTRERSMLFNPRHVERTRQFYARHGAKTIVIARFVPIIRTFAPVVAGVGQMAYRRFLVYNVVGGVGWVVSMTWAGYLLGRIIPDLDRYIHLVVAIVIVLSVIPIGIEFARERRKRSPAP, from the coding sequence GTGGAGTTGCTCGTTGACCTGGCCAGCGGCCGCTACGCCCTGGACGATCTCGTTCGCTGGGGCGGGTATGTCGTCCTGGTCACGATCGTCTTCACCGAGACCGGCCTGCTGGTGGGCTTCTTCCTGCCCGGGGACTCGCTGCTGATCACGGCCGGCCTGGTGGCCGCCTCGGGGGGTCTGGACATCTGGTGGCTGAATGTCCTGCTCGTCGCGGCGGCGATCCTGGGCGACAGCACCGGCTATGCCATCGGCGCCCGGCTGGGGCCGCGGTTGTTCACCCGCGAGCGGTCGATGCTGTTCAACCCCCGCCACGTCGAGCGGACGCGGCAGTTCTACGCCCGTCACGGGGCCAAGACCATCGTGATCGCCCGGTTCGTCCCGATCATCCGGACCTTCGCGCCGGTCGTCGCTGGCGTGGGCCAGATGGCCTACCGTCGCTTCCTCGTCTACAACGTCGTGGGGGGCGTGGGATGGGTGGTCAGCATGACGTGGGCCGGCTATCTGCTGGGCCGGATCATCCCGGACCTCGACCGGTACATTCACCTCGTGGTGGCGATCGTCATCGTGCTGTCGGTGATCCCGATCGGGATCGAGTTCGCGCGCGAGCGGAGGAAGCGGTCGCCGGCGCCCTGA
- a CDS encoding lysophospholipid acyltransferase family protein, with protein MAVALGHAPWAVASWLGRRLGDLACLSFPGRRRLTLDNLARAFPELSAADRRALCRRSWQHLGLVFVELCALLSRPLDDLLSRISVEGREHLDRAMTTHGRVLALSGHLGNWELLSVAHRVTPYPLAVVVRPLDSRWLNPIAERLRRRTGVELIDKRGALRPVLTALARGGMVGILLDQNAARSEGVFVPFFGSPASTSRSVALLALRTGAPVVPIFARREADGRHRIMVQAPLDPPKTSDREAAVAELTARCTEVIEAAIREAPEQWLWMHNRWRTRPVAPA; from the coding sequence CTGGCCGTCGCCCTCGGGCATGCGCCCTGGGCGGTGGCGAGCTGGCTCGGCCGCCGGCTGGGCGACCTCGCGTGTCTCAGCTTTCCCGGGCGCCGGCGGCTCACGCTCGACAACCTCGCCCGGGCCTTCCCCGAGCTGAGCGCCGCCGACCGCCGGGCGCTCTGCCGGCGCTCATGGCAGCATCTGGGCCTCGTGTTCGTCGAGCTGTGCGCGCTGCTGAGCCGCCCTCTGGACGACCTCCTGTCCCGAATCTCCGTGGAAGGACGAGAGCATCTCGATCGCGCCATGACGACGCACGGCCGGGTCCTCGCGCTGAGCGGCCACCTGGGGAACTGGGAATTGCTCAGCGTCGCCCATCGGGTGACGCCGTATCCGCTGGCCGTGGTGGTCCGGCCCCTGGACTCCCGGTGGCTGAATCCAATCGCCGAGCGGCTGCGGCGGCGCACGGGTGTGGAACTGATCGACAAGCGCGGGGCCCTGCGCCCGGTCCTGACCGCTCTGGCGCGCGGAGGCATGGTCGGTATCTTGCTCGACCAGAACGCCGCCCGCTCCGAAGGCGTGTTCGTTCCGTTCTTCGGCTCCCCGGCCAGCACGTCGCGCTCCGTCGCGCTGCTGGCGCTGCGCACCGGCGCGCCCGTCGTCCCGATCTTCGCGCGGCGTGAGGCGGACGGGCGCCATCGCATCATGGTTCAGGCACCGCTCGACCCGCCCAAGACCAGCGATCGCGAGGCGGCGGTGGCGGAGCTCACGGCGCGCTGCACGGAAGTGATCGAAGCGGCCATTCGCGAGGCACCCGAGCAGTGGCTCTGGATGCACAACCGCTGGCGGACCCGGCCCGTGGCCCCTGCGTGA
- a CDS encoding transglycosylase SLT domain-containing protein → MTIDARFLHVVGVLLIVLALAPLAPAGADPYLSQADIVEHPALPPALHDLDPALEQDPGDELGAVDTRPEDDDSNVATGMDPWAEDSAEATAELDVATEIDPWAEDAVDSRKPVYEVVVNERVRYFLDRYTGDRREVVSLWLERAARYLDMIREVFRARGLPEELAFVAMIESGYNPKAVSRAGAKGMWQFMAPTARRYGLRVDRWVDERLDPVKSTAAAAAYLQDLYSLFGSWALAKAGYNAGEMKVARAIRLTGTNDFWELAQSRYLRDETKNFVPAIHAATVIGRDPSRYGFEPGTAELPATAAVRVPPRTRLSVLAAKSGIPLATLRALNPVLIRATTPPGRPYELTVPLADAGRMRAAVAPKKRTAVAARGKSRRVAEATDIHVVRPNETVKGIAHRYGIKVADLLRWNTLLDPDRIRPGDRLRVVEIRVSAEPARGPR, encoded by the coding sequence ATGACTATTGACGCTCGATTCCTCCATGTCGTCGGGGTGTTGCTGATCGTTCTGGCGTTGGCTCCACTCGCGCCCGCCGGAGCGGATCCCTATCTTTCGCAGGCCGACATCGTCGAGCATCCTGCGTTGCCGCCTGCGCTTCACGACCTCGATCCTGCGCTCGAGCAAGACCCGGGTGACGAGCTGGGCGCCGTCGACACTCGCCCCGAGGATGACGACTCCAACGTCGCCACCGGGATGGATCCGTGGGCCGAGGATTCGGCCGAGGCGACGGCAGAGCTCGACGTCGCCACCGAGATCGATCCGTGGGCCGAGGACGCGGTCGACTCCCGGAAGCCCGTCTACGAGGTAGTGGTGAACGAGAGGGTCAGGTACTTCCTCGATCGCTATACCGGCGATCGTCGGGAGGTCGTGAGCCTGTGGCTGGAGCGCGCCGCCCGTTACCTCGACATGATCCGTGAAGTCTTCCGGGCCCGTGGGCTGCCCGAGGAGCTGGCCTTCGTGGCGATGATCGAGAGCGGCTACAACCCGAAAGCGGTGTCGCGAGCCGGCGCCAAGGGGATGTGGCAGTTCATGGCGCCCACGGCGCGGCGCTACGGGTTGCGCGTCGACCGGTGGGTCGACGAGCGGCTCGACCCGGTCAAGTCGACCGCCGCCGCCGCCGCGTACTTGCAAGACCTGTACAGCCTCTTCGGCTCCTGGGCGCTCGCCAAGGCGGGCTACAACGCGGGCGAGATGAAGGTCGCCAGGGCGATTCGACTGACCGGGACGAACGACTTCTGGGAGCTCGCGCAGAGCCGCTACCTCCGCGATGAGACCAAGAATTTCGTCCCGGCCATCCATGCCGCCACCGTGATCGGTCGTGATCCCTCGCGGTACGGCTTCGAGCCGGGGACGGCGGAGCTTCCGGCGACGGCGGCGGTTCGGGTTCCGCCCCGGACGCGGCTGAGCGTGCTCGCGGCCAAGAGCGGGATCCCGCTGGCCACCCTGCGGGCCCTCAATCCGGTTCTCATCCGGGCCACGACGCCCCCGGGCCGACCGTACGAGCTCACGGTGCCCCTGGCCGACGCCGGGCGGATGCGGGCGGCGGTCGCTCCCAAGAAACGGACCGCGGTCGCCGCGCGGGGCAAGAGTCGGCGGGTCGCCGAGGCGACGGACATCCACGTGGTCCGGCCCAACGAGACCGTGAAGGGGATCGCGCATCGTTACGGCATCAAGGTGGCCGACCTGCTGCGCTGGAACACCCTGCTCGATCCCGATCGGATCCGCCCCGGTGACCGGCTGCGCGTCGTCGAGATCAGGGTGTCGGCCGAGCCCGCGCGCGGGCCTCGGTGA
- a CDS encoding MoaD/ThiS family protein: MTIEVRLFATFASYLPPGSGGGTAMIEMPQGSTVDDVAAHLGIPSSLPRIALVNGQDADPGRRLSSGDIVTLFPPLAGGS; encoded by the coding sequence GTGACGATCGAAGTCAGGCTCTTCGCCACCTTCGCCTCGTACCTGCCTCCGGGCAGCGGTGGGGGTACCGCGATGATCGAGATGCCTCAGGGCAGCACCGTGGACGATGTCGCCGCGCATCTCGGCATTCCGTCCAGCCTGCCGCGCATCGCACTGGTGAACGGCCAGGATGCCGATCCGGGCCGGCGCCTGAGCTCGGGCGACATCGTGACGCTCTTCCCCCCACTGGCCGGGGGCAGCTGA